The Anaerotignum faecicola region TGGCAATCGGCGGCATTTACAAATTCTTTGATGATCTGGTTGGAGAAGAAGGGCGAAGATATATTCCGTATCTGATATCCGTTGCCATCTATATCGGCGTTGCGAATCTGATCGGCTTAATCGGCTTTAAACCGCCAACCAAGGACTTGAATGCGACTGCGGCACTTGCCCTTATGAGCATCGTATTGATTGAATACGCGGGCTTCCATAAGAAGGGACTTAAGGGATGGGTAAAAAGCTTTGCAGAACCGGTAGCGATTATCGCTCCGATCAATATTCTGGAAATTTTTATCAAACCGCTGTCTTTATGTATGCGGCTTTTTGGCAACGTGCTTGGTTCATTTGTAGTCATGGAGCTGATTAAGCAGCTCGTAGCGCCAATCATACCGATTCCGTTCAGCATGTATTTTGACATCTTTGACGGACTCATTCAGGCGTATGTATTCGTATTCTTAACTGCCCTCTTTATCAAAGAAGCAGTGGAGTAACCAAAGTGT contains the following coding sequences:
- a CDS encoding F0F1 ATP synthase subunit A, with the translated sequence AIGGIYKFFDDLVGEEGRRYIPYLISVAIYIGVANLIGLIGFKPPTKDLNATAALALMSIVLIEYAGFHKKGLKGWVKSFAEPVAIIAPINILEIFIKPLSLCMRLFGNVLGSFVVMELIKQLVAPIIPIPFSMYFDIFDGLIQAYVFVFLTALFIKEAVE